From the genome of Hymenobacter sp. PAMC 26628, one region includes:
- the thiL gene encoding thiamine-phosphate kinase produces the protein MSDLTPLHALGEFGLIRRLQQKITLRQPGTVLGIGDDAAILAPTAGQEVVMTTDLLVEGVHFDLSFCPLKHLGYKAVAVNVSDIAAMNALPTQLVLGLAVPSRFSVEAIEELYEGVRLACEAYNVDLVGGDTTSTRTGLTLAITVLGEAPAGQAVRRSGGKPTDLLCVSGDLGGAYMGLQVLEREKQVFLADPEAQPELDNYEYVVQRQLRPEARLDVVHELRELGLTPTSMIDVSDGLASEVMHLCAASGTGARVFTDNIPVANPTLEAAAEFNLDPLTCALNGGEDYELLFTLPVTAYEKIKNHPDITIIGHLTDKDDAVSLVTKAGQAVPLQAQGWKAF, from the coding sequence CCCTTCGCCAGCCCGGTACCGTGCTCGGCATCGGCGACGACGCCGCCATCCTGGCCCCCACCGCTGGGCAGGAAGTGGTGATGACCACCGACCTGCTGGTAGAAGGCGTGCACTTTGACCTCTCGTTTTGCCCGCTCAAGCACCTGGGCTACAAGGCCGTGGCCGTGAACGTGTCCGACATTGCCGCCATGAACGCCCTGCCCACCCAGCTCGTGCTGGGCCTGGCCGTGCCGTCGCGCTTCTCGGTGGAAGCCATCGAGGAGCTGTACGAAGGCGTGCGCCTGGCCTGCGAGGCCTACAACGTGGACCTGGTGGGCGGCGACACCACCAGCACCCGCACCGGCCTCACGCTGGCCATCACGGTGCTGGGCGAGGCCCCCGCCGGCCAGGCGGTGCGCCGCTCGGGCGGCAAGCCCACCGATTTGCTCTGCGTGAGCGGCGACCTCGGCGGGGCCTACATGGGCCTGCAGGTGCTGGAGCGTGAGAAGCAGGTGTTCCTGGCCGACCCCGAGGCCCAGCCCGAGCTGGACAACTACGAGTACGTGGTGCAGCGCCAGCTCCGCCCCGAGGCCCGCCTCGATGTGGTGCACGAGTTGCGCGAGCTGGGCTTGACTCCTACCAGCATGATCGACGTGTCCGACGGACTGGCCTCGGAGGTGATGCACCTGTGCGCCGCCAGCGGCACGGGGGCCCGGGTGTTCACCGACAACATCCCGGTGGCCAACCCCACGCTCGAAGCCGCCGCCGAGTTCAACCTCGACCCGCTCACTTGCGCCCTCAACGGCGGCGAGGACTACGAGCTGCTCTTCACGCTGCCCGTCACGGCCTACGAAAAAATCAAAAACCACCCCGACATCACCATCATCGGCCACCTCACCGACAAGGACGACGCCGTGAGCCTCGTCACCAAAGCTGGCCAAGCCGTGCCCCTGCAAGCCCAAGGCTGGAAGGCTTTCTGA